The bacterium genome includes the window CCCTTCCCCCTGATCAACCGCCAGCTTCGGAAGAAGGAACTCGGCGAGCTTATCATGACCTCCTTCATGGAGGCCGGCAACGAGAAGACCATCTACCTTCTCGACAACCTCAAGGCTATGGGTTTTTCCTACGCCACAAAGTCCGGGCTGTCGATCTGCGTGGACGATATGCACATACCCGTCCGAAAGGCCGAGCTCATGAGCCGTGCCGAAAAGGAGGTCACCGAGGTGCAGACCCAGTACACCGAGGGCCTCATTACGGATGGCGAGCGTTACAACAAGGTCGTTGATATCTGGGCACAGGTCACCGAGGAGGTGGCGGACGAGGTCATCACCTCTCTGGAAGATGAGGGGATCGGGGGTGAAGGGACCTTCAACTCCATCTACATGATGGCCGACTCGGGAGCCAGGGGTTCGGCTCAGCAGATCCGGCAGCTTGCCGGTATGCGAGGCCTCATGGCCAAACCGTCCGGTGAGATCATCGAGACGCCTATCCGGGCAAACTTCAGGGAGGGCCTGAAGGTCCTCGAGTACTTCATCTCCACCCACGGAGCCAGGAAGGGCCTTGCCGATACAGCCCTGAAAACGGCCAACTCGGGTTACCTGACACGGAGGCTCATTGACGTTGCCCAGGAGTGCATCATCATCATGGACGACTGCGGGACCCTCGACGGGATCCGCGTCACCTCCCTGGTGGAAGGCGGCGAGGTCATCCAGCCCCTCGAAGAGAGAATCCTCGGCAGGATCGCGCTGGAGGATATCAAGGATCCCGAAACCGGCGAGGTCGTCGTCAGGGCGGCCGCGGAGATCGACGAGATCGCCGTTGAGGAGATCGAAAAGCGCGGCCTGGGGTACGAGGGCATCCTGATCCGTTCAACCCTGACCTGCCGGGCACGAAGGGGTGTGTGCGCCAAATGCTATGGCCGCGACCTGGCCAGGGGACAACTGGTGGCCATGGGCGAAGCGGTGGGGATCATCGCCGCCCAGTCCATTGGCGAACCGGGCACCCAGCTTACCATGCGGACCTTCCACATCGGCGGTACGGCCAGCAGGCACATCGAACAGACCTCCCTCGAGGCCCCTGTCGACGGTTTCCTCCGCTGCATCAACCTCAACACCCTCGCAAACCGCCAGGGGGACCTCGTTGTCATGAACCGCAATGGAGAGGCCGCCATCGTGGACGAGAACGGCAGGGAGAAGAAGAGGTACCCGGTCATCTACGGCGCCCGGTTCAAGGTCGCCGACGGCGCCGAGGTCCAGAAGGGGATGCTCCTGGCCGAATGGGATCCCTTCAGCACGCCCATCATCACTGAGGTCGGCGGCAAGATCAAGTTCGGAGACATCAAGGAAGGCCTGACCATGAAGGAGCAGGTTGACGAAGTCACCGGCATCGCTTCCAAGGTCATCACCGAGTACCAGGGCACCGAACAAAAACCCAGGGTCTCCATCAAGGACAAAGAAGGGCGTACCCTGAAGGTTCCCGGCACCAAGTCCACAGCGCGCTATTTCATGCCGTCAAACGCCATCGTCATGGTCAACGAAGGGGACGAGATCATGCCCGGTGACATCATCGCCAAGATCCCCATTGAGACCACCAAGACCAAGGACATTACCGGTGGTCTGCCGCGGGTCGCTGAACTTTTCGAAGCCAGGATCCCCAAGGAGCAGGCCACCATCAGCGAGATCGACGGCGTGGTCCATTTCGGCCGCGACCTCAAGGGCAAAAGGCGCATCGAGGTCAGGCCTGAGGTGGGTGAACCGAAGGAGTACCTGATCCCCCGGGGCAAGCACATCAGCGTGCATGAGGGAGACCGGGTGCGGGCAGGTGAACCTCTCATGGACGGATCCCCCAACCCTCACGACATCCTCCACGTCCTCGGTGAGAAAGAACTCCAGAAGTACCTCGTTAACGAGGTGCAGGAGGTGTACCTGCTTCAGGGCGTCAAGATCAACGACAAGCATATCGAGGTGATCATCCGTCAGATGCTCAGCAAGGTGAGCATCGAGGATGTCGGTGATTCGAAGCTCATGGTTGGAGAGCAGATCGACCGGGTCGATTTCGCGGAAGAGAACG containing:
- the rpoC gene encoding DNA-directed RNA polymerase subunit beta'; this translates as MTDFYSEHFDRPKYPTNFNAIRLRLASPEKVRAWSYGEVKKPETINYRTFKPERDGLFCAKIFGPTKDYECNCGKYKRMKHRGIVCEKCGVEVIQSKVRRERLGHIELASPVAHIWFMKGIPSRIGLMLDMSLRELERVLYFEEYIVLDPGPESTGLSERELLSEDRYRELREDYGDSFVAGMGAEAVKELLGRVDLDLLAVDLRTEMLETNSEAKRKKVVKRLKTVESFRSSGNRPEWMILDVIPVLPPELRPLVPLDGGRFATSDLNDLYRRVINRNNRLKRLMELRAPEIIVRNEKRMLQEAVDALFDNGRRGRPIVGSNKRPLKSLSDMLKGKQGRFRQNLLGKRVDYSGRSVIVIGPELKLHQCGIPKKMALELFKPFIYHKLEQYEHVTTIKSAKKMVEKERPEVWDVLDEVIKDHPILLNRAPTLHRLGIQAFEPVLIEGKAIQLHPLVCAAFNADFDGDQMAVHVPLSLEAQMESRTLMLATNNVLSPANGRPIVVPTQDIVLGIYWMTKERPKSLGEGMVFSNFDAVRMAYDRDIVALQASIKARHKGEIIDTTVGRVLLYDIVPEEIPFPLINRQLRKKELGELIMTSFMEAGNEKTIYLLDNLKAMGFSYATKSGLSICVDDMHIPVRKAELMSRAEKEVTEVQTQYTEGLITDGERYNKVVDIWAQVTEEVADEVITSLEDEGIGGEGTFNSIYMMADSGARGSAQQIRQLAGMRGLMAKPSGEIIETPIRANFREGLKVLEYFISTHGARKGLADTALKTANSGYLTRRLIDVAQECIIIMDDCGTLDGIRVTSLVEGGEVIQPLEERILGRIALEDIKDPETGEVVVRAAAEIDEIAVEEIEKRGLGYEGILIRSTLTCRARRGVCAKCYGRDLARGQLVAMGEAVGIIAAQSIGEPGTQLTMRTFHIGGTASRHIEQTSLEAPVDGFLRCINLNTLANRQGDLVVMNRNGEAAIVDENGREKKRYPVIYGARFKVADGAEVQKGMLLAEWDPFSTPIITEVGGKIKFGDIKEGLTMKEQVDEVTGIASKVITEYQGTEQKPRVSIKDKEGRTLKVPGTKSTARYFMPSNAIVMVNEGDEIMPGDIIAKIPIETTKTKDITGGLPRVAELFEARIPKEQATISEIDGVVHFGRDLKGKRRIEVRPEVGEPKEYLIPRGKHISVHEGDRVRAGEPLMDGSPNPHDILHVLGEKELQKYLVNEVQEVYLLQGVKINDKHIEVIIRQMLSKVSIEDVGDSKLMVGEQIDRVDFAEENGRVIREGGKPATGKAILQGITKASLNTESYFSAASFQETTRVLTEASISGKVDYLRGLKENIIVGRLIPAGTGLKRYFNAGVAPTEIPEDVARVMAEREK